One segment of Candidatus Abyssobacteria bacterium SURF_5 DNA contains the following:
- a CDS encoding ABC transporter permease translates to MSFWKIVLKSLRQHWLSSSLAIVAIALGISLLVCVSSLREQTYRNFTRVGLGVDAILGPKGSPLQVVLNGLYHLEDMPGKIRWNYYEAVAQHPLVTQAIPFCVGHSYGGFRVNAIDDRFFTEFEYEDGKRFSFSPSRGGWGRPFSSSMEAVAGAEAARELGIRPGDQFNPVCGISENDPVHVHDFITFVGAMAPTGTPYDRAVYIPLLTFYGLAGHPEETAVMGEDETHREISGAYLKMKRIRSGIIHPGIQDLKFEINQGKEAQFVVPNEILPRLFKIIGWVDKVLAAIAVLVTVMASAFLFVSLYNALQQRRRDIALMRSLGAHRRTVFGLVITEAAVITLIAAVAGMIAGHGLVAIGAHFIKVETGVRLSGLYVSSAEAWILPVGLLLGALTGLVPALQAYAVNAAKNLSPIS, encoded by the coding sequence GTGAGTTTCTGGAAAATAGTTTTGAAAAGCCTCCGGCAGCACTGGCTATCATCCTCGCTTGCGATTGTGGCTATCGCATTGGGAATCTCGCTGCTGGTGTGTGTCTCCTCGCTGCGCGAGCAAACGTACCGCAATTTTACCCGCGTCGGCCTCGGCGTCGACGCCATCCTCGGACCGAAAGGGTCCCCTTTGCAGGTAGTGCTGAATGGGCTTTACCATCTTGAAGATATGCCCGGCAAGATCAGGTGGAATTATTATGAGGCGGTCGCGCAGCATCCGCTGGTGACGCAGGCTATCCCTTTCTGCGTTGGCCATTCCTACGGCGGCTTCAGGGTTAATGCGATCGACGACAGATTCTTTACCGAATTCGAGTACGAAGACGGCAAACGTTTTTCGTTTTCCCCTTCTCGCGGCGGGTGGGGGCGCCCGTTTTCCTCAAGCATGGAAGCCGTGGCCGGCGCCGAAGCCGCACGTGAACTGGGTATCCGGCCAGGGGATCAATTCAACCCGGTCTGCGGCATCAGCGAAAACGATCCCGTTCATGTGCATGATTTCATCACGTTCGTTGGCGCCATGGCGCCGACGGGGACGCCGTATGACCGGGCGGTCTACATCCCGTTGCTCACGTTTTACGGGCTCGCCGGACATCCTGAGGAAACTGCGGTGATGGGCGAAGATGAAACCCACCGCGAAATCAGCGGCGCGTATCTAAAAATGAAACGCATCCGGAGCGGGATCATTCATCCGGGCATCCAGGATTTGAAATTTGAGATCAATCAGGGCAAAGAGGCGCAATTTGTCGTTCCGAACGAGATTCTCCCCCGTCTCTTTAAGATCATCGGCTGGGTCGACAAGGTACTCGCTGCGATCGCCGTACTAGTCACGGTAATGGCCTCGGCGTTCCTTTTCGTTTCGCTTTATAATGCGCTTCAACAGAGGCGCCGCGATATCGCCCTGATGCGCTCGCTGGGAGCGCACCGCCGCACGGTCTTCGGGTTGGTTATCACCGAGGCTGCCGTCATCACGCTGATCGCGGCCGTGGCCGGCATGATCGCAGGGCACGGCCTGGTCGCTATTGGCGCTCATTTCATCAAAGTCGAAACGGGTGTCCGGCTAAGCGGCCTCTATGTCTCGAGCGCAGAGGCCTGGATTCTGCCGGTTGGACTGCTCTTGGGAGCGCTAACCGGTTTGGTGCCCGCACTCCAGGCTTATGCGGTGAATGCCGCAAAGAACCTGTCGCCGATATCGTAA
- a CDS encoding DUF3299 domain-containing protein, which translates to MSATVNMGVTFLKRLYGLSLKIAVALGIIVAIKFIPSLLWPDQKKSLVRDEGYQAGHYTIGINERMIRKEADALLFSTLKKWRYERERPTPAPKDVMEADNAFVQITGFMYPLESGPKIKQFCLLRSTQTCCYGPRPQYNQYVLVEMDEPTAFVRLEPVQVAGVFHVEPKPEDGYIYRLEGKTAGVITRKK; encoded by the coding sequence ATGAGCGCTACCGTAAACATGGGCGTTACCTTCTTGAAGAGATTGTACGGGCTGTCTTTGAAGATAGCCGTTGCTCTCGGTATCATCGTTGCGATAAAATTCATCCCATCCCTTCTGTGGCCGGACCAGAAGAAATCGCTGGTCCGGGACGAGGGCTACCAGGCCGGGCATTACACCATCGGCATCAACGAACGCATGATCCGCAAGGAAGCGGACGCTCTCTTGTTTTCAACCCTCAAGAAGTGGCGTTATGAGCGAGAACGGCCGACACCGGCGCCGAAAGATGTCATGGAGGCGGACAACGCGTTTGTCCAGATCACCGGCTTTATGTACCCGCTCGAGTCCGGCCCTAAAATCAAGCAGTTTTGCCTGCTGCGAAGCACGCAAACCTGTTGCTATGGTCCCAGGCCGCAATACAATCAGTACGTGCTGGTGGAAATGGATGAACCCACTGCGTTCGTGCGACTCGAACCGGTCCAGGTGGCAGGCGTTTTTCACGTCGAGCCGAAACCGGAAGACGGCTACATCTATCGGTTAGAGGGCAAGACCGCGGGAGTCATCACGCGAAAGAAGTAG
- a CDS encoding CGGC domain-containing protein produces MAKKIGIIFCEKIQDQTCIGCAKCFKAVNNKAFVFEGGDDRQVVFNTSCGDCPGLVLPKLQLQKMVLDALDEKVDEIYFGTCVKKATAIMNCPMNIDAIKKKIEEMFKVPVAVGTHDY; encoded by the coding sequence GTGGCAAAAAAAATCGGGATTATCTTTTGTGAAAAAATTCAGGATCAAACCTGTATTGGATGCGCCAAATGTTTTAAAGCCGTCAACAACAAGGCCTTTGTCTTCGAGGGGGGTGACGACCGGCAGGTGGTCTTCAATACAAGCTGCGGCGACTGCCCCGGCCTGGTGCTCCCAAAGCTGCAACTGCAGAAGATGGTGCTTGATGCCCTCGACGAGAAAGTCGACGAAATCTATTTCGGTACGTGCGTCAAGAAAGCTACCGCCATAATGAACTGTCCCATGAACATCGACGCCATAAAAAAGAAAATAGAAGAGATGTTCAAGGTCCCGGTTGCAGTGGGAACGCACGATTACTGA